AAACGAGTAAAGAACATATACTACGACAACAACATTCAATCTACTAAGCTAGATATGAACATAGGATAAATCAAGAATGCCACACACAAAACACAACACGACATCAAACAATGCTCATACAAGAGAAACACAGTTTACCTCTAGCTATGCCTTCAAAAGCAATACTTTTTTCAAAATGCAAATCAAGACAAACACAAACGAAAACCCTTTCTCTTAGCCCATCCACACCATAATCAAAACAGGCAAAAATGGAAAAAACCAAtattcccaaagccaaaaacTTTACAATAGGGAATATATCTATAACCAAATACTACACAGAAAaaaaagcattcacaagcaaacaAAAATCTCACAAAATCACTTTCTCAGACTAATGCAAAGAAACTCCACAATTCCCATCAAAATCAGacagcaaaaaaaataaaaataaaaaatcaagaaacaaaaaaattatcctaCCCTGACCCATCAAGAACAATTCTTGATatcttcatcttcctcctcgACCCCTTATACAACTCCTCCAAGCTACACGCCAGCTTACTCTCCATCACCGCCGCCTTCTTCAACCCCCCACCGCCGCCGGCGGCGCTCCCCCCAAAAAACTCCTCAAAAATATCCTCGGCGTCCCTGGGGCTGAACTTAAACCCCGCCGCCGCTCCTCCGCCGTAGCCGGAATCTCTGTCCTTGGGCGGCGCGTGGAGCCCGGATTTCAGCCCTTCCTCGCCGTACAAATCGTAGATCTGCCGCTTCTGCGAATCGCTCAGGACATCGTAGGCCTCGCTAATCTGCTTGAATTTGGCCTCCGCTTCCTTCGTGTTGACTGCGTTCTTGTCTGGGTGCCATTTCATCGCCAATCTCTTGTACGATTTCTTCAAATCCTCCTCCGTCGCGCTTCTCGACACTCTCAGTATGTTGTAGTAATCGACGCCCATTTCCAACTGCACAAAGATTCCACCTTTTTTTGCACTAAAACCtcaaaaaaattctctttttTTGCCGAAAATTCGCAATGCGCGTGCAGCGAGAGTGAAATTCAGGTGAAATTCCGAGATGGGTCGGCGATGTTTTGGGGTTTTCCGTCGAGGAATCGGATTGGGGGAAGAGGCAGGTGAAGGTGAGTGTCGATATTTTTAAGGTGGTTGGTTAAAATGACAGGCGTTTTTGGAGATTCTGATATTACAGttaggaaagaaaaaaagaaaaggaaaaaaataattaaaaaaaaaaaattgtcgtgAAATCCTAAGGCGTGTTTGGGAATGTTCACGAGAATAACTCGATCTCAACGAAAAGTACTACCAAAAGTAACCAGAAAAGAAacctgttttctttttttaaatcattttttttttgttttattttatgttttcttttgcatGGGGGCAGATTAATTTATAGGGTGGTGACGAGGTTATTAACTTATTACTTAAATCTTGTGggttcaaaaaataaataaaaaatcgcgtgggttcaaaaataaaaaatatattttaggaCGAGGTTGTTGCGTATTAACTTTCTAACTTTAGTAGGTAggaatatatatttgatttaaaaagtatttttttaaaaaaaaattctcgaaTAATCGTTTTTAACTGTTAAAAATGTATATTAAGAAAGTGGACAAATTAAATTTGCGATATTGGAAAGGCGTAAATTTGGTAGCTTGTGTTATTTTTGGTTAGAATTTTGaaataaagtattttatttaagaacaaaattatttttgaaataagaTACTTATTCAAAATGGAGAAtatttatagaaaaataaaaggCACCTCCAAACCCAATTAATGTTTATGTTTGAATCTACATTATTAAtgtttactatatatatatatatatatatatatatatataggtcctaCAAATTGGTTGGAATAAGACGAGCTACCTAAATAGATGAAAGAATTAAAAATTGCAATATTGAATTGGAGATAAGATGTTTAATGTAAGTTGTAAGTAATGCAAAAGTGGGGAAgaagtataattttatttggaaaaaTAATGGTACGAAATTTGGACTCATACATCATTGTAAAGGAAAGTAAGATTTGATATTTCTCGAGATATTATCGATTCACCAAATAAATCTTGAAGTTTGTGAAATATTGTAatagcattttaaattttcgagATCAAGTACGCTAATATACTCCTTCCATTCTCAAATAAATgtcatatttatattttaatttgttttatctataaataagcatctcattttctcaaataaatgtcatatttatattttaattttatctataaataagcatctcatttaaaattatatagtagTAAAACATTATCAATTTTTTCCTTCTATCATTTCCACCAACGCAAAttcctctttcttttctttttttttttatcgtggTTATAATTCGAGTTATCAATGCAAATTCCTTATCAtttcattttcaattaaataattagaGGTAATAAGAGTTAAATCATTCCTCTTTTTATACATTCCCTCCATCCCGTACGAGCGTatcactttttttattttcgtcTGTCCATAAAAGTATATCACTTCCATTTTGGGACATGGCCCCACAATCTTCTTttaaccacaaccactcatttatACATAACTACACAATTAATTCAACCACAACCATTCATTTTCACTCAATACATTATGATctaccaaattttttttaaaattcacacCATTCCATATGTGATACATTCTTacgggacgaaggaagtatgaATTTCAAAAGCAAAATACACTtatttattactctctccgtccaccaattcgtatCTTAGGGAGTGGCACAGATTTttaaaaaagtgtattttttatttgttgagtggagGAAGGgtcacgatttttttttaaaatgatttatttgttaagaaaataattatttaaaatgaataggacacgaattgatggacggaccaaaataaaaattaggatacaaattgatggacggagggaagaaatataattttgttaGTTAAATAACTTAAAATACTAGATAAACTCACATTCTTATATAATCATCGATTGTCTACAAACCACACGAAGCGGGTAAATTAGACTTGAATAACCAAATAtgactaggggtgagcatcggttcaaaatcgaaccgaaccgatgcctTTTGagaaaaccgaaaccgaaccgacctcTACAGAGGACGGGCCGAACCGAACCGCCTATTGTCCGAAAATCgaccaaaaccgaaccgatcgaaaccgatcggtttcggtcGGTAATCAAACCGAACCGTTGTATTATCCTTTTTTCCCAAAAAAACTGTAAATCTGTCCAAATTCACTAAAAATAGGATGTATTCTCGAAAATAACAGCAAAATCCTAAACAAGTACTGGCGTAGGAGAAGCGTGGGTGGGGGGTTGCGTCAATGGCGGTCCGACAGAGGAGAAGCCGGTCTGCTTATAGCTCGTGCCGGAGGAGACGCGGGTGGTGGGTCTGCTCGAGCCTTGTGGCTTGTGATAGAGGAGAAGCGGCAGAACCGCGGAGGAAAGCGTCATCGGTCTGGTCGTGCTTCATCGTCAGAGACGGCGGAACGGATGCGCGGAGGAAACGCCAGGGTGGGGGCGGTCAGAGAGGCAGCGGCGTGGCGTCAGCAGGGGAGGAGAAATGGAGAATCAAGAGATGGGAGTGAGGACTagggttttcaaaatttggaTTTTCAGATTTTGGATTGGAGGCGCAGATGCATTTTCAGACTTTCAGTATTTCACTACACTAGggttttcgaaaattatatgtaaaatataaaatatataacaaataatatatatatatatattaaaatatattaaatgtatcggttcggttcggttcataaCCGAACCATGGTCAGAAaatcgaaaccgaaccgatacatgaTCGGTTTTCTACTTTAGAAATCAAAccgaaaatcgaaccaaaaatttcaaaatcgaaccgaaccacAAATGATCGGTTCGGTCGGTTTTTTATGTCCGGTTCGGTTTATGCTCACCCCTAAATATGACAGACTATGACCTATACAAACCTTACTTAAATTTAAGCTTAATGTTTTTTACCTAAAAAATACCACTTCACTATTAAATTAtttgaagaaaagaaataaatgcATTTATTTAGGGTTGAAGGGTGCTTATGCTCACCTTTAAAAGATAAGGATTATTAACGTCAAAATTCATCAAATTTTGGggtagtttaattttatacataaactttcatttatttgacatgaattttaaaaaagtacataaattttaatattaattttaccacaaattcaatttttactCAAATTAAAGTTTGTGTGGCAAGTCAAGATTTCAACATGTACTCATCAAATTTGTGGAATAGGACATCTTTAAAATAGTAAGGTTTTTATAGAATTTGAATGTCTAGAAATTGAATTCGTGGTAAAGTTGTTACaatattaaaattgatgtatttttttattattattttcaaaatttatgtaCAAAATCAAACTACTTTCAAAGTTGGTATATTTAAACGGTAATAATTCTGAAACAACAAGACATCCTTCTTTCCAATTTGATAACCTTAAAATATTTTACGGCTGCTTATCAAATATCTAGAGATTTTCACTTTCACTTTCAACCCAACTTAAtatatatactccttccgtccacgatatcgtttccacttttatcattttggtTCAttcacgatatcgttttcacttctATTTATAGTAGTAAGGTTCACAAACTTCCACTCGCAATAATAGTGGGATTCAAACTCCACTCATAACAATATCACTATAAACtcatttcttaaaatctgtgtcgtccacaaagtggaaaaaaaaaaacaacaataataataacaacaacaacaacaacaacaacaacaatatcaactacaaaataataataataataataataataataatggaaaaaaaaaaaagggaaaaggagTTGTCATGTGTGAGCGTGACAGGCATGTCATCGAGAAGGAGAGAACGTGCAGGCGCGTAAGCAGGTGGGCCCCACCGCGGTATCTAATCGTGTGTGTTGTAAAAAGCGTGTGCTTACGTTCAAAGGAATCTCTTTTGGCGTTTTATTGGTGGCCACTTTTCGTTCGATACGGCGTCGTTCGCGATTTGGTGGGCCGCGTTTCATCAAGATAATATTGGGCCCATTTGCATAACTACCAATAATGGGTTACCATCATGTGGGTCAAACCTTTATTTGCCTGGCCCAATACAAATTTTGTACATTTCATCTAAAgttattattatcatttatttcaaagttttaaatggacaaaaatttaaaccctacaaaagtGGAGCCTCTCAGTGTTGGAAACGTGGCTATTGTTGTGACCAagttattagtattatttttttactagaatcttctctttttctcttttctcttttgTGGATTGGGCGGTGAGGATAATGTTTTGCTCAATATTGTTATATCCTTATTCTGCAGTTTTAGATTAGTtatatttcttctattttctgtatattttttataaattaataattaattaaatactaaaatttaaagacCGGGCCACAatgaattttcttttatattttttataagagTGAACATTTGTTTCCattgaaattctaatttttattttatttttcaattcaaGGTTTTAATGAGAACCGACTCTGAGTTATAGGCTTGTGATGTCCTAGGACTTATTACtcccttgtttatttcattttatattctTATTAAACAGCAATATGATATCTTGATATCAGTGTAATTATTTGTAAAGTTAAGCCCATTAAGTAGTAGTGGATTATTGGGCTTATTCCACGGAATTGGGCCTATTCGCTATTTTTTTGAAGGGCCTTTTCGGCATTTTGACAGAAATACGATCAAAtagatttctttttcttaagCCCATTTGAGACCTTGAAATAATATTGTCAAGGTGCAAAAAATGATCAAGAGAATATTGTTTGAGACCGTTTTATAGTGAGAAGCGTATCCAAATCCATATTTCAATAGTATTATTTCTAGTATGCCATTAAACTTCGATAAATATATCAATGAAATATGCATTTGAATTCAAATTACAACCCATCCCGTTTAAGTTTTGTAAAATTAATGGAAACAAATGAAGTTTATAGTATTATTATCCAATTCAAAGTGGAATCCTTTTATCAAGATGGGGAATCATCAAAGAAACTAGTCGCTTAGATTTGCTAGTGATGAGTGAAGgcattattatttattacatTATTAACAAATTCAGCAGCCAATCAGAAATTAACTGGTCCAAACACCATAACACCCCATTTATAAGGGGTAtattggagaaaaaaaaaagaaaaaaaaaagaaagatgagaCTCAATCCTCTATTTCATGTCCTATTCCAACCGTGGGATTATTGGCACATGTATTTTATAACCATAAATACATAAGAAACTAGCAAGTACACTTACAGTTTTATTACCTTGTGTTACTTTTATACGAACCAAAAATCTTGATGCATTTTGTTGTCATCTTCCGAGGTTGAACTATCAAACACAGGTTGAACAAATACATTCGACCGTCGAAGCAAAACTGTTTAGGGTTTCTGAATTCCTTCTACAATACTGTCGCCGTCTTCTCCGAATCTTCGCTAACTGACATTGTCAGAAACACATCAGCATAAATGTTTCATTTCGCCAATACACGTCACAAACTAACCAAGAAAACCATCGTAGTATAGGAGCTCTCCAAAGTTGAATGAACACAATCAAGACTATACATACTACTATGTGATttggttaaaataaaaacttgtcGTGAGATCTGTGAGAACAATGTACTAAATGGTATGATGTAAATGCACTCAAAGTATAAAGTAATTGCACTACGACAACAATATACGTTCAATATATTATCACCGTGCAGTTAATTTATACGTTCAGTGCAGTATTCTCACAATCTTCACCATGAGAAAgtttatatttgaattttgaaccATTTCCTACGTATAATAGTTGGCAAGATCAATCaataaattttgcaattttctCTGTATCTCTAGCTACCAAGACACAACCAAAAGCAAGTATTTCAAGTGGAGGGCTTGTTCAAGATTCAAGAATCGAGTATATATGAGATAGATCACCTTTTGATGAAGGGGGGAGCACGATAACGTGCATAGTGGCGTTGTTGGGAGGGAGGTGGAGGCGGAGAGGGTAGAGCTTCCCGTTCAACGGGCTTTTGGTGCAGACGGTGAGGCCGGGGATTCCCAGCTCGTCCTCCAGCCTGCTCGCCAGTTCACTCACTTGGAAGCCCTTGAATGCAATGCAGAGCTCCTCGAACTCATTCTCGACTTCGCCATACTCATCGGCTACGTGGAAATAGATCAGCCTGCCGTCGCTTGCCTTTGGAGGCGAACCATCCCACTGCACACAAATTAAAGCCCCCAAAAATCATTTCACCAAACCAGCTACAATCATAGATATTGATGAGAATCGAAATCAATCCGTTTTTGTTCAATTCTGTGTGACATATTGGATTATACGGTTAGTACACACACCAAGAAGTGTACTGActaaaattaatatatgaaaCTAGAAACCATTTCATATTGGatagtataaaaatataaacacaCACACGATAGAAATCATATGAACTGCATACATAGATGAgaattttgttcatttttttatttataaacacACAAAATAGGAATCATATGAGTTTCATTCATAGATGAGAACTGAAATCACTTCATTTTTTTgtccaaatttttatttatacacAACAGGAATCATAGAAACTACATATTGTTATATGGCTGAGGATTGAGACTGTTT
The genomic region above belongs to Salvia miltiorrhiza cultivar Shanhuang (shh) chromosome 5, IMPLAD_Smil_shh, whole genome shotgun sequence and contains:
- the LOC131025246 gene encoding uncharacterized protein LOC131025246, which produces MGVDYYNILRVSRSATEEDLKKSYKRLAMKWHPDKNAVNTKEAEAKFKQISEAYDVLSDSQKRQIYDLYGEEGLKSGLHAPPKDRDSGYGGGAAAGFKFSPRDAEDIFEEFFGGSAAGGGGGLKKAAVMESKLACSLEELYKGSRRKMKISRIVLDGSGKPVTVEEVLSIHIKPGWKKGTKITFPEKGNHEAGAAPGDLIFVVDEKPHQVFKRDGNDLIINQKISLLDALTGKTLKISTLDGRDLTVSVSDIIKPGYEMMIQNEGMPISKEPGKHGDLRIKFDIKFPSRLTVDQKSDLRRVLGRTTG